In one Dama dama isolate Ldn47 chromosome 5, ASM3311817v1, whole genome shotgun sequence genomic region, the following are encoded:
- the PHETA1 gene encoding sesquipedalian-1, with the protein MKLNERSLAFYATCDTPADNAGFLYKKGGRHAAYHRRWFVLRGNMLFYFEDAASREPVGVIILEGCTVELVEAAEEFAFAVRFAGSRARTYVLAAESQAAMEGWVKALSRASFDYLRLVVRELEQQLAAVRAGGGPPPARRPRALPSKENGCAVWSAETPAASASVRANPGCRPGPEPPPLPPRRRASAPNGPLDSASFAQLHEWYGQEIRALRSQWLSSQAQP; encoded by the coding sequence ATGAAGCTGAACGAGCGCAGCCTGGCCTTCTACGCCACCTGCGACACCCCGGCCGACAACGCGGGCTTCCTGTACAAGAAGGGCGGCCGGCACGCGGCCTACCACCGCCGCTGGTTCGTGCTGCGCGGCAACATGCTCTTCTACTTCGAGGACGCGGCCAGCCGCGAGCCGGTGGGCGTCATCATCCTGGAGGGCTGCACCGTGGAGCTGGTGGAGGCCGCCGAGGAGTTCGCCTTCGCCGTGCGCTTCGCCGGGTCGCGGGCCCGCACCTACGTCCTGGCGGCCGAGAGCCAGGCCGCCATGGAGGGCTGGGTGAAGGCGCTGTCGCGGGCCAGCTTCGACTACCTGCGGCTGGTGGTGCGCGAGCTGGAGCAGCAGCTGGCGGCCGTGCGCGCGGGCGGCGGCCCACCCCCGGCCCGCAGGCCGCGCGCGCTCCCGTCCAAGGAGAACGGCTGCGCGGTCTGGAGCGCCGAGACCCCCGCCGCCTCCGCCTCCGTCAGGGCCAATCCCGGCTGCCGGCCCGGCCCCGAGCCCCCGCCACTGCCGCCCCGCCGGCGGGCCTCGGCGCCCAACGGGCCGCTAGATTCCGCCTCCTTCGCCCAGCTGCACGAGTGGTACGGACAGGAGATCAGGGCGCTGAGGAGCCAGTGGCTAAGCAGCCAGGCCCAGCCCTGA